One Williamwhitmania taraxaci genomic window, ATTAACCTTGCCGACAGAGACAGCCGTTTTACCGGATTGGTGCTAACGCTCATTGGAGGATTTTTCCTGGCTTCTCGCGTCATCAATACCCCTTACGATTTTATAGGCATTTACTGGCCCGTTCTGGTAATTGGCCTTGGCATCATCATTTTCTTTAATGCTATTGGTCAGAAAATTTTTGGAGGTAAGTTGAATCACAATCGCTGCACCAATACAAGCACCACTGGCGATTTGGACGAATTAAACATATTTGGCGGTTCAAAAAAAAAAATAAGCAATAAGACCTTCAGCGGTGGGAAAATGGTTAATATTTTTGGCGGTGCCGAAATAGATCTCACCCAAGCCGATATGGTTGACGGCACAAGTATGCTTGAGGTAGTATGCATATTTGGTGGCGTTACTCTTATTGTGCCATCGGAGTGGTCCATTCAAGTTTCTGTAGTATCAATTCTTGGCGGATTTGGCGATAAGCGCACCATTATTCAAAGCAAGGTGGATCCAAATAAGGTTTTGTTAATAAGAGGTTTAGCCATTTTTGGTGGCGGTGAAATTAAAAGTTACTAGAGGCAGATGGCAAAATCGGTTCTACCCAACCGAGTTGCGATACTCTGGTATGTGGCAGCTTGGGGCGTATTAGTAATCCTCCAGCTGTCCATAGTCTACCTATCCACAGCGCTCCCTCTGCTGCCTACAGCCATCGACGGTGTCTTCTCAACTTCCCTCTTTGCCCTATTAGGAATGCCCATTTGGTATATTACTCAACTTTACCAACCGGGCAAAACAAGCACCTTCAACTTGGTAATAAACCAATTAACAGTTGGAGTGGTTACGGTTGGTGGCTGGGCCCTAATTACCGAAAAAGTGGTAACCGTATTAACGGCTCCTTGGCCGGAATATGGCGCATTTTCCTCCATACCACTGGCCACAAGAGTTGCTTCGGGAATTTTCATCTACATAATGCTCTCGTTGGTTTACTACTTAATTATCTACTACAACAACCTTCAGGAAAAAGTGGAAAGCGAGGCCAAGCTGCAGGAGATGCTTGTCGAAGTAGAGTTGAACATGCTGAAATCGCAAATCAACCCCCACTTTCTTTTCAATAGCCTAAACTCCATTAGCTCGCTTACCATTACAGCTCCCGAAAGCGCACGCGAAATGCTGGTGAAACTATCGGACTACCTTCGCTACACCATTTCAACCGGCACAAACAACATGACCACCCTGGGAAAGGAGATGGAAAACATTACCCGGTACCTCGAAATTGAAAAGGTTCGCTTTGGAAGTAAGCTGCAGTATCGCTTCGATATACCGGAAGAACTACTGGTATGCACAATTCCACCCATGATACTACAACCACTTTACGAAAATTCGGTGAAGCATGGGGTCTACGAAAGCACCTCCGAAATAATTATTCAAACCCACACGTGGATTGAGGATGGCGTTCTGAACTTTCGCATAACCAACAATTTTGAGCCGGGAGTTCCTTCACGGAGAGGCTCTGGCGTTGGGCTGACAAACATTAATGATCGGTTGAAACTCATATACCGAAGCGATAAGTTGCTT contains:
- a CDS encoding sensor histidine kinase — encoded protein: MAKSVLPNRVAILWYVAAWGVLVILQLSIVYLSTALPLLPTAIDGVFSTSLFALLGMPIWYITQLYQPGKTSTFNLVINQLTVGVVTVGGWALITEKVVTVLTAPWPEYGAFSSIPLATRVASGIFIYIMLSLVYYLIIYYNNLQEKVESEAKLQEMLVEVELNMLKSQINPHFLFNSLNSISSLTITAPESAREMLVKLSDYLRYTISTGTNNMTTLGKEMENITRYLEIEKVRFGSKLQYRFDIPEELLVCTIPPMILQPLYENSVKHGVYESTSEIIIQTHTWIEDGVLNFRITNNFEPGVPSRRGSGVGLTNINDRLKLIYRSDKLLKTQKHEGIFEVLLTIPQTKNGIS
- a CDS encoding LiaF transmembrane domain-containing protein is translated as MERIYCEHRPRKMKKAIFGLLVITAGAVWLAANLGYIEPGIKHILFSWPMLLFSIGLINLADRDSRFTGLVLTLIGGFFLASRVINTPYDFIGIYWPVLVIGLGIIIFFNAIGQKIFGGKLNHNRCTNTSTTGDLDELNIFGGSKKKISNKTFSGGKMVNIFGGAEIDLTQADMVDGTSMLEVVCIFGGVTLIVPSEWSIQVSVVSILGGFGDKRTIIQSKVDPNKVLLIRGLAIFGGGEIKSY